The Streptomyces seoulensis genome contains a region encoding:
- a CDS encoding Rv2175c family DNA-binding protein, translating into MTEIDTKIDALVPAWLTLPDIAEMLDVEVTRVRQLVKEGQIIAVRRGENRALHVPAAFIDEDKVVKGLTGTLTLLRDNGFTDEEMIEWLFTPDASLPGTPAQALSENRGTEVKRRAQALAV; encoded by the coding sequence GTGACCGAGATTGACACCAAGATCGACGCTCTTGTCCCCGCCTGGCTCACCCTCCCCGACATCGCCGAAATGCTCGATGTCGAGGTGACGCGTGTACGGCAGTTGGTCAAGGAGGGCCAGATCATCGCCGTACGCCGCGGCGAGAACCGCGCACTGCACGTCCCCGCCGCCTTCATCGACGAGGACAAGGTCGTCAAGGGCCTCACCGGAACCCTGACGCTCCTGCGGGACAACGGGTTCACGGACGAAGAGATGATCGAATGGCTCTTCACCCCCGACGCCTCCCTGCCCGGCACGCCCGCGCAGGCCCTCAGTGAGAACCGCGGCACGGAGGTGAAGCGCCGGGCCCAGGCGCTGGCCGTCTGA
- the thiE gene encoding thiamine phosphate synthase encodes MPDTARARLADARLYLCTDARREQGDLAEFLDAVLAGGVDIVQLRDKGMEAAEELAHLEVFADACARHGKLLAVNDRADVAHAAGADVLHLGQGDLPVPAARAILGDGVLTGRSTHSEAEAAAAAVQDGVDYFCTGPCWPTPTKPGRHAPGLDLVRYTAGLGTERPWFAIGGIDLANLDQVLEAGARRAVVVRALTGADDPGAAAAEFAKRLREV; translated from the coding sequence ATGCCCGACACCGCCCGCGCCCGCCTCGCCGACGCCCGGCTCTACCTCTGCACGGACGCCCGCAGGGAGCAGGGCGACCTCGCCGAGTTCCTGGACGCGGTCCTGGCCGGCGGTGTGGACATCGTCCAGTTGCGCGACAAGGGCATGGAGGCCGCCGAGGAGCTGGCCCACCTGGAGGTCTTCGCCGACGCCTGCGCCCGCCACGGCAAGCTGCTCGCGGTCAACGACCGGGCCGACGTCGCCCACGCCGCCGGAGCCGACGTGCTCCACCTCGGCCAGGGCGACCTGCCGGTGCCCGCCGCCCGCGCGATCCTCGGCGACGGGGTCCTGACCGGCCGCTCCACCCACTCCGAGGCGGAGGCCGCCGCGGCCGCCGTCCAGGACGGCGTGGACTACTTCTGCACCGGCCCCTGCTGGCCCACCCCCACCAAGCCCGGCCGTCACGCCCCCGGCCTCGACCTGGTCCGGTACACCGCGGGCCTGGGGACCGAGCGCCCCTGGTTCGCCATCGGCGGCATCGACCTGGCCAACCTCGACCAGGTGCTCGAAGCGGGCGCCCGCCGGGCGGTCGTGGTCCGCGCGCTCACCGGGGCCGACGATCCGGGCGCCGCCGCGGCCGAGTTCGCCAAGCGGCTCCGCGAGGTCTGA